Proteins encoded in a region of the Triticum dicoccoides isolate Atlit2015 ecotype Zavitan chromosome 3A, WEW_v2.0, whole genome shotgun sequence genome:
- the LOC119268278 gene encoding uncharacterized protein LOC119268278: protein MGYLWRVRLSSFAAGAATASAVGFLLLYKDHLLARAAIARQVEDVKRISEKHYEALNHQISALENRKESGTNKEASD, encoded by the exons TATGGAGGGTGCGGCTCTCGTCGTTCGCAGCCGGTGCGGCGACGGCGTCAGCGGTGGGGTTCTTGCTCCTTTACAAAGACCACCTCCTGGCCCGCGCCGCAATCGCCCGACAG GTGGAGGATGTCAAGAGAATTTCTGAAAAGCACTATGAAGCACTGAATCATCAGATCTCAGCACTGGAAAACAGAAAAGAATCAGGAACTAATAAAGAGGCATCAGATTAA